One window of Campylobacter sp. MIT 99-7217 genomic DNA carries:
- a CDS encoding 2-oxoacid:acceptor oxidoreductase family protein: MKYQLRFGGEGGQGVITAGEILAEAAIKEGRYAFKASTYTSQVRGGPTKVDIIIDNEEILFPYAVEGEIGFMLSTADKGYHSFKEGVKEKGIIVVEPNLVNPQEQDFEKWQIYQIPIITIAKDEVGNVATQSVIALSIAAFMSKCIELEPLKETMLEMVPAKTREANAKAFDLGVQYATKALGL, translated from the coding sequence ATGAAATATCAACTAAGATTTGGTGGAGAAGGTGGACAAGGCGTCATTACCGCTGGAGAAATTTTAGCAGAAGCAGCGATTAAAGAGGGTCGCTATGCTTTTAAGGCATCAACTTATACTTCACAAGTTCGTGGAGGTCCTACAAAAGTTGATATTATCATTGATAATGAGGAAATTTTATTTCCTTATGCTGTAGAAGGTGAAATAGGCTTTATGCTTTCCACAGCAGATAAGGGTTATCATAGCTTTAAAGAGGGCGTAAAAGAAAAGGGGATTATAGTTGTTGAGCCAAATTTGGTCAATCCTCAAGAACAAGACTTTGAAAAATGGCAAATTTATCAAATTCCTATCATTACTATAGCCAAAGACGAGGTTGGCAATGTTGCTACCCAATCAGTCATCGCTCTTTCTATAGCAGCTTTTATGAGCAAATGTATAGAACTTGAACCACTTAAAGAAACTATGCTTGAGATGGTCCCTGCCAAAACAAGAGAGGCAAATGCCAAAGCTTTTGATTTGGGTGTTCAATACGCTACAAAAGCCTTAGGGCTTTGA
- the hemH gene encoding ferrochelatase, whose protein sequence is MKLVLFLNMGGALNLKDCELFLKNMFNDPYILGIQNKALRGFVAWCITKMRVGAMRKNYEHLGGKSPLNELTQSLCDKLREKCVQNDNFKDFYFDFVNLYVPPFAKEVLQKYELKADDEIVLFPLYPHHSKTTVSSSLEVLEREIQNLNIKSKLSKIPVFYDDEAYNEMIISHILSANEQFLKGHKKTLIFSAHSLPISHIKKGDVYESHVRAHFEDLKQRLEPFFDEIVLGYQSRLGPVKWLEPNTSDILAGLKNEALIYPIAFCIDCSESVFELELEYRKVATKDYKVITCPNDSKEFIDFILKYLQKNLT, encoded by the coding sequence TTGAAACTTGTATTATTTTTAAACATGGGTGGAGCTTTAAATCTTAAAGATTGTGAGCTTTTTTTAAAAAATATGTTCAATGATCCTTATATACTAGGTATTCAAAACAAGGCTTTAAGAGGCTTTGTGGCTTGGTGTATCACGAAAATGCGTGTGGGTGCGATGAGGAAAAACTACGAACATTTAGGCGGAAAATCTCCCTTAAATGAACTTACTCAAAGCTTGTGTGATAAACTTCGTGAAAAATGCGTGCAAAATGATAATTTTAAGGATTTTTACTTTGATTTTGTAAATTTATATGTGCCACCTTTTGCCAAGGAAGTTTTGCAAAAATATGAGCTTAAGGCAGATGATGAAATCGTGCTTTTCCCCTTATATCCTCATCATTCAAAAACCACGGTTAGCTCATCTCTAGAAGTACTTGAAAGAGAAATTCAAAACCTAAATATCAAATCAAAACTTAGCAAAATTCCTGTTTTTTATGATGATGAAGCGTATAATGAAATGATCATTTCACACATTTTAAGTGCAAACGAGCAGTTTTTAAAAGGACATAAAAAAACGCTTATTTTTTCAGCTCATTCTTTGCCTATTTCGCATATAAAAAAGGGCGATGTGTATGAAAGTCATGTAAGGGCACATTTTGAGGACTTAAAACAAAGACTTGAGCCTTTTTTTGATGAGATTGTTTTAGGCTATCAAAGTAGGCTTGGACCCGTAAAATGGCTTGAACCAAATACAAGCGACATTTTAGCAGGGCTTAAAAATGAGGCTTTAATCTATCCTATTGCCTTTTGTATTGATTGCTCAGAAAGTGTTTTTGAGCTCGAGCTTGAGTATAGAAAGGTGGCGACGAAAGACTACAAGGTCATTACTTGTCCTAATGATAGTAAGGAATTTATCGATTTTATCTTAAAATATCTTCAAAAGAATTTAACCTAG
- a CDS encoding Gfo/Idh/MocA family protein produces the protein MRIGLIGLGRMGKNHLNELSKNENFKEILLYDIAKSQDFAYPFYENLDEFLEQNLDLLIIASPTNTHFDLAKKAFSKVKNILIEKPLALNLTQMKELDELSKTLQINVGVGFSERFNPVIKALKQALKDEKIISINIQRYSSYPQRITDVGVLQDLAVHDLDLLAFLSQSEFKQSKVFKGFAHSQQREDDSIIACELENCIGVVHESWNASYKKRQISVICEDNSYEANLNDFILLKNLNPLEFNDKTSPLRAEHEAFLSFAKNDFSPLARIKDAIRVQELLEDMR, from the coding sequence GTGAGAATAGGGCTTATAGGGCTTGGACGAATGGGAAAAAACCATTTGAACGAGCTTAGCAAAAATGAGAATTTTAAAGAAATTCTTTTATACGATATAGCTAAAAGTCAAGATTTTGCTTATCCTTTTTATGAGAATTTAGATGAGTTTTTAGAGCAAAATCTTGATTTGCTAATCATCGCAAGCCCTACAAACACACATTTTGATCTAGCAAAAAAGGCTTTTTCAAAGGTTAAAAATATCCTTATTGAAAAGCCACTAGCCTTAAATTTAACCCAAATGAAAGAACTTGATGAGCTTAGCAAAACCTTGCAAATTAATGTTGGTGTAGGCTTTAGTGAGCGTTTTAATCCTGTGATAAAAGCATTAAAGCAAGCGTTAAAAGATGAAAAAATCATTAGTATAAACATACAAAGGTATTCAAGCTATCCGCAAAGGATAACTGATGTGGGCGTTTTGCAAGATTTGGCTGTGCATGATCTTGATTTGCTTGCTTTTTTAAGCCAGAGCGAATTTAAGCAAAGTAAGGTATTTAAGGGCTTTGCCCACTCACAGCAAAGAGAAGATGATTCAATCATTGCTTGCGAGCTTGAAAACTGCATTGGCGTGGTGCATGAAAGCTGGAATGCAAGCTATAAAAAAAGGCAAATCAGTGTGATTTGCGAGGATAATTCTTATGAGGCAAATTTAAATGACTTTATTTTATTAAAAAATTTAAATCCACTTGAATTTAATGATAAAACAAGCCCTTTAAGAGCTGAGCATGAGGCTTTTTTAAGTTTTGCTAAAAATGATTTTTCCCCTCTTGCGAGAATTAAAGATGCTATAAGGGTTCAAGAATTACTGGAGGATATGCGTTGA
- a CDS encoding 5-methyltetrahydropteroyltriglutamate--homocysteine S-methyltransferase, with the protein MKLDQVGSFLRPLVLKQARENYAQGKIDEEQLRSVEDSCIIELLQQCDKAGIYYLSDGEFRRSWWHLDFYWGFEGLNKIKKERGYFFKGIETRAEGIEIVGDIKCGDHPFLKDFARLMELAKGLKLDVKRLKLTIPSPSMLLYMLFIRGGKNSELKHYGKDFLRLKNDILKAYADFYAKFAQLGGVYLQLDDTSFGSLCDESFCQTNEINAENLCEEYVDFLNESLKTMPKGVMSAIHICRGNYRSRYVASGGYMRVAKKLFGELRVNKFFLEFDDERAGDFEPLKFMKDQIAVLGILTSKVNESPSVEELKTRVKIASKFISPKQIELSTQCGFSSTEEGNEIAKETQWQKIALLNETLKSLEAEGFFS; encoded by the coding sequence ATGAAATTAGATCAAGTGGGTTCTTTTTTAAGACCCTTAGTTTTAAAACAAGCAAGAGAAAATTACGCTCAAGGTAAAATCGATGAAGAACAGCTTAGAAGCGTGGAGGATTCTTGTATAATAGAGCTTTTACAGCAGTGCGATAAGGCTGGGATTTATTATTTAAGTGATGGAGAATTTCGCCGTTCGTGGTGGCATTTGGACTTTTATTGGGGCTTTGAGGGCTTAAATAAAATCAAAAAAGAGCGTGGCTATTTTTTCAAAGGCATTGAAACAAGGGCTGAGGGGATCGAAATCGTAGGCGATATCAAATGTGGCGATCATCCGTTTTTGAAAGATTTTGCAAGGCTTATGGAGCTTGCTAAGGGCCTAAAACTTGATGTAAAACGCCTTAAGCTTACTATCCCAAGCCCTTCAATGCTTTTATACATGCTTTTTATTCGTGGAGGTAAAAACAGCGAGTTAAAGCATTACGGCAAGGATTTTTTAAGGCTTAAAAATGATATTTTAAAAGCCTATGCAGATTTTTATGCTAAATTTGCCCAGCTTGGTGGTGTGTATTTACAGCTTGATGATACAAGTTTTGGTTCTTTGTGTGATGAGAGTTTTTGTCAGACGAATGAAATTAATGCTGAAAATTTATGTGAAGAATATGTGGATTTTCTTAACGAGAGCTTAAAGACTATGCCAAAGGGCGTGATGAGTGCGATTCATATTTGTAGAGGAAATTACCGCAGTCGTTATGTAGCAAGTGGGGGTTATATGAGGGTGGCTAAAAAGCTTTTTGGCGAACTTCGTGTGAATAAATTTTTCTTAGAATTTGATGATGAGAGGGCTGGGGATTTTGAGCCTTTGAAATTTATGAAAGATCAAATTGCTGTTTTAGGAATCCTAACCAGCAAGGTTAATGAAAGCCCAAGTGTTGAAGAGCTTAAGACTAGAGTTAAGATCGCTTCTAAATTCATCAGCCCTAAACAAATCGAGCTTAGCACACAATGTGGCTTTAGTTCCACAGAAGAGGGCAATGAAATCGCCAAAGAAACACAATGGCAAAAAATAGCCCTTCTAAATGAAACCCTAAAAAGCCTTGAAGCTGAAGGCTTTTTTTCGTGA
- a CDS encoding DegT/DnrJ/EryC1/StrS family aminotransferase, which translates to MKFPFINLKAQYEDYKQEIDEAINSVLQNTSFIGGAKLEEFEENLAKYVGVSYALGCSSGTSALYLALRALDIKSGDEVIVPSFTFIATAEMVSLVGAKPVFVDIDLLDFNLTLEGVKKAISAKTKAVIAVSMFGQMSDLLSLKELCEKNNIFLIEDGAQSFGASFKGKKSCSIAHISCTSFFPSKPLGAYGDGGAVFSDDENLAKKMKILLNHGQTKRYYHELIGINGRLDTLQAAILNVKLKHLDKELAKRQELAKAYDEGLKNCVVPKIKEHCFSAYAQYSVLIEDRANALKVLENADIAYAIHYPICLHKQPCFSEFKDLRLEKAEYASEHVLSLPFSAFLSKEEQESVIAVFKELK; encoded by the coding sequence ATGAAATTTCCCTTTATCAATCTTAAAGCTCAGTATGAGGATTATAAGCAAGAAATCGATGAGGCTATAAATTCGGTTTTGCAAAATACTTCTTTCATAGGTGGAGCAAAGCTTGAAGAATTTGAAGAAAATCTAGCTAAATATGTCGGTGTTTCTTATGCTTTGGGTTGTTCTAGTGGCACAAGTGCTTTGTATCTTGCACTTAGGGCGCTGGATATAAAATCAGGCGATGAGGTCATCGTTCCTAGTTTTACTTTTATTGCTACTGCTGAAATGGTGAGCTTAGTCGGTGCTAAGCCTGTTTTTGTGGATATTGATTTACTTGATTTTAACCTTACTCTTGAGGGCGTCAAAAAGGCTATAAGTGCTAAAACAAAGGCTGTTATTGCTGTAAGTATGTTTGGGCAGATGAGTGATTTATTAAGCTTAAAAGAGCTTTGCGAAAAAAATAATATCTTTTTGATTGAAGACGGCGCTCAAAGCTTTGGGGCTTCTTTTAAGGGGAAAAAGTCTTGCTCTATAGCACATATTTCTTGCACGAGCTTCTTTCCTTCAAAGCCTCTTGGTGCTTATGGGGACGGCGGGGCTGTTTTTAGTGATGATGAAAATTTAGCTAAAAAGATGAAAATACTTCTAAATCACGGACAAACAAAGCGTTATTATCACGAGCTTATCGGCATTAACGGCAGGCTTGATACCTTGCAAGCAGCAATTTTAAATGTCAAGCTAAAACACCTAGATAAAGAGCTTGCAAAAAGGCAAGAACTTGCAAAAGCTTATGATGAGGGCTTAAAAAACTGCGTTGTGCCAAAGATAAAAGAACATTGCTTCAGTGCTTATGCACAATATAGCGTTTTGATCGAGGATAGGGCTAATGCACTCAAAGTCCTTGAAAATGCAGATATTGCTTATGCGATACATTATCCTATTTGTTTGCATAAACAACCTTGCTTTAGCGAATTTAAGGATTTGAGGCTTGAAAAGGCTGAGTATGCTAGCGAGCATGTGCTTTCCTTGCCTTTTTCTGCATTTTTGAGCAAGGAAGAGCAAGAAAGTGTAATTGCTGTGTTTAAGGAGTTAAAATGA
- the alaS gene encoding alanine--tRNA ligase: MDVRKEFLEFFKSKGHEITPSSPLVPDDASLLFTNAGMVPFKSIFTGEIPRPNPPRKTSCQTCIRAGGKHNDLDNVGYTARHHTFFEMLGNFSFGDYFKKEAIAYAWEFVTRILKLPKERLYVTVHESDDEAYELWQEHIQKERIYKFGDKDNFWQMGDTGPCGPCSEIFYDQGEKHFNSSEDYMGGDGDRFLEIWNLVFMQYERSSDGKLSPLPKPSIDTGMGLERVTAIKEGKLSNFDSSLFMPIINEISKLCGKAYEYESGASFRVIADHIRSSVFLLAQGLSFDKEGRGYVLRRILRRALRHGYLLGFKEAFMYKLVDIVCKLMGTHYSYLNEKKDFIKEQIKLEEERFLATIERGIELFNEELKNTKEIFSGELAFKLYDTYGFPLDLTADMLREKGLAVDEAKFDELMREQKIRAKASWKGSGDKELLGDFKALIEEFKENEFIGYDNFSSHSKILALLDEDFKQIKELKSGQIGFVMLDKTPFYATSGGQVADLGLINKSEVLDTQKIYNLNLSKLKANENFSIADRVEARIDIEKRRQTTSHHSATHLLHHALRKILGSHITQAGSLVEPDKLRFDFTHPKPLSEEELEKIENMVNEMIINSYEKRLDIMELNEAKKSGALALFNEKYQEKVRVISLGESKELCGGTHVKNTAQIGSFYIVKESGVSAGVRRIEAVASKAALNYAKNLNKELLSLKNELKTNEPLNALKRLKNELLSLKNELKNQSKQELQSFEKNGTQICVQSLTNGDIKAMIDEFKNKFNKAVILLIQNKDGKISLAAGVKNASLKAGSLVKEAAQILGGNGGGRDDFATAGGKDASKIEEALKRALSSIQKEL, encoded by the coding sequence ATGGATGTAAGAAAAGAATTTTTAGAATTTTTTAAATCAAAAGGACATGAGATAACCCCATCAAGTCCTTTGGTTCCTGATGATGCGAGCTTACTTTTTACTAATGCTGGAATGGTTCCTTTTAAAAGCATTTTTACAGGCGAGATCCCACGCCCAAATCCACCACGCAAAACAAGCTGTCAAACCTGCATAAGAGCAGGCGGAAAGCACAACGACCTTGATAATGTAGGATATACAGCACGCCATCATACCTTTTTTGAAATGCTTGGAAATTTTAGCTTTGGAGATTATTTTAAAAAAGAAGCCATAGCCTATGCTTGGGAGTTTGTAACAAGGATCTTAAAGCTTCCTAAAGAAAGACTTTATGTAACAGTTCATGAAAGCGATGATGAGGCATATGAACTTTGGCAAGAACATATTCAAAAAGAACGCATTTATAAATTTGGCGACAAAGATAATTTTTGGCAAATGGGAGATACTGGCCCTTGTGGTCCTTGTAGTGAGATTTTTTATGATCAAGGAGAAAAGCATTTTAACTCAAGCGAGGATTATATGGGAGGAGATGGAGACCGCTTCCTTGAAATTTGGAATTTAGTCTTTATGCAGTATGAAAGAAGTTCTGATGGCAAGCTTAGCCCCTTACCAAAGCCAAGCATTGATACAGGAATGGGACTTGAAAGGGTTACTGCCATAAAAGAGGGTAAGCTTAGCAATTTTGACAGCTCCTTATTTATGCCTATTATAAATGAAATTTCAAAGCTTTGCGGCAAGGCTTATGAGTATGAAAGCGGGGCTAGTTTTAGAGTAATAGCAGATCATATAAGATCAAGCGTATTTTTACTAGCCCAAGGACTAAGCTTTGATAAGGAAGGGCGTGGTTATGTGCTAAGACGCATTTTAAGGCGTGCTTTAAGGCATGGCTATTTGCTGGGCTTTAAAGAAGCTTTTATGTATAAGCTTGTGGATATTGTTTGTAAGCTTATGGGAACTCATTATAGCTATTTAAATGAAAAAAAAGACTTTATTAAAGAGCAAATCAAGCTTGAAGAAGAAAGATTTTTAGCCACCATAGAAAGAGGGATAGAGCTTTTTAACGAAGAGCTTAAAAATACAAAGGAAATTTTTAGCGGAGAGCTTGCTTTTAAGCTTTATGATACCTATGGTTTTCCACTTGATCTAACAGCTGATATGCTTAGAGAAAAGGGCTTAGCTGTTGATGAGGCTAAATTTGATGAGCTGATGAGGGAGCAAAAAATCCGCGCCAAGGCTTCTTGGAAGGGAAGCGGGGATAAGGAGCTTTTGGGCGATTTTAAAGCCTTGATTGAAGAATTTAAAGAAAATGAGTTCATAGGCTATGATAATTTTAGCTCTCATTCTAAAATACTAGCTCTTTTAGATGAGGATTTTAAGCAAATCAAAGAGCTTAAAAGCGGACAAATAGGCTTTGTTATGCTTGATAAGACCCCCTTTTATGCCACAAGTGGAGGTCAGGTGGCTGATCTTGGGCTTATTAATAAGAGCGAGGTTTTAGATACGCAAAAAATTTATAATCTTAATCTATCAAAATTAAAGGCAAATGAGAATTTTAGCATAGCTGATAGGGTGGAAGCTAGGATTGATATAGAAAAAAGAAGGCAAACCACAAGCCATCACTCAGCCACTCATCTTTTACACCACGCCCTAAGAAAGATCTTAGGCTCTCATATCACTCAGGCTGGAAGCTTGGTTGAGCCTGATAAGTTAAGATTTGATTTTACCCACCCAAAACCCCTAAGTGAAGAAGAGCTTGAAAAAATTGAAAATATGGTTAATGAAATGATTATTAATTCTTATGAAAAAAGGCTTGATATTATGGAACTTAACGAGGCTAAAAAAAGCGGAGCCCTTGCTCTTTTTAATGAAAAATATCAAGAAAAAGTCCGTGTCATAAGCCTTGGAGAAAGCAAAGAGCTTTGTGGGGGAACTCATGTAAAAAACACAGCTCAAATAGGAAGCTTTTATATAGTTAAAGAAAGCGGGGTAAGTGCTGGGGTAAGACGCATAGAAGCAGTTGCGAGTAAGGCAGCACTAAATTATGCTAAAAATTTAAATAAAGAGCTTTTAAGCTTAAAAAATGAGCTTAAAACAAATGAGCCTTTAAATGCTCTTAAAAGGCTTAAAAATGAGCTTTTAAGCTTAAAAAATGAGCTTAAAAATCAAAGCAAACAAGAGCTTCAAAGCTTTGAAAAAAACGGCACTCAAATTTGCGTTCAAAGCCTTACAAATGGCGATATCAAGGCTATGATAGATGAGTTTAAAAATAAATTTAACAAGGCTGTAATCTTACTCATTCAAAATAAAGATGGCAAGATAAGCCTTGCAGCAGGCGTTAAAAACGCAAGCTTAAAGGCTGGAAGCTTGGTTAAAGAAGCAGCTCAAATTCTTGGCGGAAATGGAGGGGGAAGAGATGATTTTGCCACCGCTGGAGGAAAAGATGCAAGCAAGATTGAAGAAGCTTTAAAAAGGGCTCTTTCAAGCATACAAAAGGAGCTTTAA
- the maf gene encoding septum formation inhibitor Maf: protein MLYLASSSSSRAKLLEKAHINFKQIELDYDESAVDINLEPQIYVQRVLLEKERQFYDKFNTFEEKVLFVDSIVSIQNKVFTKAKTKEEALYMLELQSGRSVCILSAMILSTKNFKLISLSKADLEFKPFDTEKMKAYIQNGNFKGKAGAVECEGFHKEYIKELKGDLSIALGLDIPTLKAYL, encoded by the coding sequence ATGCTTTATCTTGCCTCAAGTTCTAGCTCAAGAGCAAAACTTCTTGAAAAAGCCCATATAAACTTCAAACAAATAGAGCTTGACTATGATGAAAGTGCTGTTGATATAAATTTAGAACCACAAATTTATGTTCAAAGAGTTCTTTTAGAAAAAGAAAGGCAATTTTATGATAAATTCAACACCTTTGAAGAAAAGGTGCTTTTTGTTGATAGTATCGTGAGCATTCAAAATAAGGTTTTTACAAAGGCTAAAACCAAAGAAGAAGCTCTTTATATGCTTGAACTTCAAAGCGGACGAAGTGTTTGCATACTTTCAGCAATGATTTTAAGCACAAAAAACTTTAAGCTTATCAGTCTTTCTAAGGCTGATTTAGAATTTAAACCCTTTGACACAGAAAAGATGAAAGCTTACATACAAAATGGAAATTTTAAAGGAAAAGCTGGTGCTGTAGAGTGCGAGGGCTTTCATAAAGAATACATAAAAGAGCTTAAGGGTGATCTAAGCATAGCCTTAGGGCTTGATATACCAACTTTAAAGGCTTATTTATGA
- a CDS encoding penicillin-binding protein 1A: protein MRILKFLLSLFLLCIISGIIYAIYLFSNSGVQNYTFKEFKPPLSTQLFDRNGNLVANIFDKEHRFYVEYEDIPPRVIEALVAIEDTAFFEHNGVNVDAIARAVVKMIQAGHAVEGASTLTQQLIKNTELSPEKTLSRKIKEALLAYEIELKLTKEEILERYLNHIFFGHGYYGIKTASLGYFRKELSELSLKEIAILVGLPKAPSSYDPTRNLNLSLSRANAVIQRMYNIGWINEDEYRKSMAEVPIIYDDTLTKNAAPYVVDEVIKRLEPILPDLKTAGYKIDLSIDLDIQDMAQNALKFGYDEIVKRDKDANLSVLNGAMVVVDHQNGGVLALVGGVDYAKSNFNRATQSQRQPGSSFKPFVYQAAIDLGYSPMSEVADISRTFQISGGKWKPKNFDSSLKGLVTLKDALTRSRNLATINLTLDLGLDVVYSKITSMGFSDKIPANLSIVLGSFGISPLEYAKFFTFFGNYGTIREPILIKNVKNQADQIILKFDSNETKISEPEQVFLTLDMMRNVVNRGTGSNARAWGIEVAGKTGTSNDSIDAWFVGITPEIEALIWYGNDNNKPMKATEGGARTSAPVFRVFITEYVKKFPQTKRYFSVPSGVKQGTYNGQNEFYTDKSPLPQKSIHDMGADELLF, encoded by the coding sequence ATGAGAATTTTAAAATTTCTTCTTTCTTTATTTTTGCTCTGTATAATTTCTGGGATTATTTACGCTATATATTTATTCTCAAATTCTGGTGTACAAAATTACACCTTCAAAGAATTTAAACCACCCTTAAGCACACAACTTTTCGATAGGAATGGGAATTTAGTTGCCAATATTTTTGATAAAGAACACCGCTTTTATGTAGAATACGAAGATATACCTCCTCGTGTCATCGAAGCTTTAGTAGCTATTGAAGATACAGCTTTTTTTGAACATAATGGCGTTAATGTTGATGCTATTGCTAGAGCTGTTGTAAAAATGATCCAAGCAGGACATGCCGTTGAAGGTGCTTCTACACTTACTCAACAACTTATTAAAAATACAGAATTAAGCCCAGAAAAAACTCTATCAAGAAAGATCAAAGAAGCTTTACTTGCCTATGAAATCGAACTCAAACTCACTAAGGAAGAAATTTTAGAAAGATATTTAAATCATATCTTTTTTGGGCATGGGTATTATGGGATCAAAACAGCTTCTTTGGGATATTTTCGAAAAGAATTAAGCGAACTTAGCTTAAAAGAAATCGCTATCTTAGTAGGGCTTCCAAAAGCACCAAGTAGTTATGATCCAACAAGAAATTTAAACTTATCGCTTTCAAGAGCAAATGCTGTGATTCAAAGAATGTATAATATAGGCTGGATTAATGAAGATGAATACCGCAAAAGTATGGCTGAAGTGCCTATCATTTATGATGATACACTTACAAAAAATGCCGCTCCTTATGTTGTCGATGAAGTTATTAAGCGTTTAGAGCCTATACTACCTGATCTTAAAACCGCTGGGTATAAGATTGATTTGAGCATAGATTTGGATATTCAAGATATGGCTCAAAATGCACTAAAATTTGGCTATGATGAGATTGTTAAAAGAGATAAAGATGCTAATTTGAGTGTTTTAAATGGGGCTATGGTTGTCGTTGATCATCAAAATGGAGGTGTTTTGGCTCTTGTTGGTGGGGTTGATTATGCAAAAAGCAATTTTAACAGAGCCACTCAAAGCCAAAGACAACCCGGAAGCTCCTTTAAACCTTTTGTGTATCAAGCTGCCATTGATCTTGGCTATTCTCCAATGAGCGAAGTTGCTGATATTTCAAGAACTTTCCAAATTTCAGGAGGCAAATGGAAGCCTAAAAATTTCGATAGCTCTTTAAAAGGATTAGTTACTCTCAAAGACGCTCTTACACGCTCAAGAAACCTAGCTACCATAAATTTAACCCTAGATCTTGGTTTAGATGTGGTCTATTCAAAAATTACAAGTATGGGTTTTAGCGATAAAATACCAGCAAATTTATCTATAGTACTTGGAAGTTTTGGTATATCGCCTCTTGAGTATGCTAAATTTTTTACTTTTTTTGGAAATTATGGAACGATTAGAGAGCCTATACTTATCAAAAATGTCAAAAATCAAGCCGATCAAATAATCTTGAAATTTGATTCAAATGAAACCAAAATCAGCGAACCAGAGCAAGTTTTCTTAACTCTTGATATGATGAGAAATGTTGTAAATAGGGGAACAGGTAGCAATGCTAGAGCTTGGGGCATTGAGGTTGCAGGAAAGACAGGAACAAGTAATGATAGCATAGATGCTTGGTTTGTTGGTATTACGCCTGAAATAGAAGCACTCATTTGGTATGGAAACGACAATAACAAACCCATGAAAGCCACAGAAGGAGGAGCAAGAACCTCAGCTCCTGTTTTTAGAGTTTTCATTACCGAATATGTTAAGAAATTTCCCCAAACAAAAAGATATTTTAGCGTTCCAAGTGGAGTAAAACAAGGAACTTATAATGGACAAAATGAATTCTATACGGATAAATCCCCTCTTCCGCAAAAAAGCATTCATGATATGGGAGCTGATGAACTTTTATTTTAA